A region of the Paracoccus pantotrophus genome:
TATTCCGTCCGCCGCTGGTCCGAGGGCCGCGAAAGCGGCCGGCGTGTCCGCAAAGCCCTGCAATGGTCGCCGGTTGAGGTGTCCATTGTTCCCGTTCCCGCCGATCCCGGCGCCCATTTTCGCAACGGAGAAACCCCCATGCCCGAGACGGCCGAAACCACCACGACCACCACCCAGGCCGGCGGCGAAACCGTCACCCGCGCCGCGATCAATGCCGAAATCCGCACCATCGCGGAAACCGCCGGCCTGACCCGTGCCTGGGCGGATGCCCAGATCGACGCCGAGGCCTCGGCCGAGGATGCCCGCGCCGCGGCCTTTACCGAAATGCGCAAGCGCGCCGAGGCCACGACCACCCGCACCACGCCCGCCGAGGTCGGTTTCTCGCACGACGATCCGACCGTAATCGCCACCCGCGCCGGCGAGGCGCTCTATGCCCGCAGCCATCCCGAGCATCAGCTTTCCGAGGCTGCGCGGCCTTATCGCAGCTGGTTCCGGGTCGGCTGATGGCTGTCCCGGCCGAGGAGCTGACCACCCTGCGCGATGCCCTGATCCGGGCGCGCGCAAGCGGGGTGCGCGTGACCCTCTATGAAGGGAAGCGCATCGAATATGCGACCGATGCCGAAATGGCCGCGGCCATTGCCGATCTGGATCGGCGGATCGCACAGGCGACCGGCCCGAGGCGGGGCGGCGCCGTCACCTTCACCACCAGCAAGGGGGTTTGACCCATGAAAAACTTCATCGAAAGCGGCGACGCGCTGACCATTCCGGCCCCTGCGGCCGTCTCCTCGGGCGGCGTGGTGGTCGCGGGGCAGCTGATCGGCGTGGCCGTCAGCGATGCCGCCAGCGGCGCGGACGTGGCCGTGCAGACGCGCGGCGTGTTCGACCTGCCCAAAGAGGCCGCGCTGGCGATCACTC
Encoded here:
- a CDS encoding phage head-tail joining protein; translated protein: MAVPAEELTTLRDALIRARASGVRVTLYEGKRIEYATDAEMAAAIADLDRRIAQATGPRRGGAVTFTTSKGV
- a CDS encoding DUF2190 family protein; the protein is MKNFIESGDALTIPAPAAVSSGGVVVAGQLIGVAVSDAASGADVAVQTRGVFDLPKEAALAITLGAAVYWDATAGVVTTTATDNTPLGYATAAALASAATVRVRIG
- a CDS encoding HK97 family phage prohead protease; this encodes MPGHRSGSTRDQLGVVEAAELRPEGLWVRMKFRSNDAARAVLADIAEGTLRGLSIGYSVRRWSEGRESGRRVRKALQWSPVEVSIVPVPADPGAHFRNGETPMPETAETTTTTTQAGGETVTRAAINAEIRTIAETAGLTRAWADAQIDAEASAEDARAAAFTEMRKRAEATTTRTTPAEVGFSHDDPTVIATRAGEALYARSHPEHQLSEAARPYRSWFRVG